One genomic segment of Theobroma cacao cultivar B97-61/B2 chromosome 6, Criollo_cocoa_genome_V2, whole genome shotgun sequence includes these proteins:
- the LOC18595277 gene encoding topless-related protein 4 isoform X1 has protein sequence MPSLSRELVFLILQFLDEEKYKETAYKLEEETGFFFNMRYFENCITNGEWEEVEKYLSGFTKFDDNRYSMKIFFEIQKQKYLEALDKREKGRALEILVKDLKVFSTFNEELYKEITMLLTLENFRENEQLSKYGNTKSARAIMLVELKKLIEVNPVFRDKLQFPTLKNSRLRTLINQSLNWQHQLCKNSRPNPEIKTLFVDHTCGPPNGARAPSPVTNPLMGSIPKVGGFPLIGACGPFQPAAASAPALLTASIAGWMANPSSVANQAVSASPIGLSASGTAASMVKRPRTPTINLAMDYQTADSENVLKRPRPFGISEEMNSLPVTYPGQSHAHTLYSSDDLPKSVFANIDQGSTVKSMDFHPVQQTLLLVGTNIGDISIWEVGSRERLVSRNFKVWNHGACSMTLQATLASECTAAVNQVIWSSDGDLLGVAYSKHIVHVYSYHGSNDLRSHLEIEAHIGSVNDLAFSQPNKQLWVVTCGDDKTIKVWDAVTGNRQFTFDGHEGPVYSVCPHQKENIPFIFSTAIDGKIKAWLYDNLGSRVDYDAPGHSCTTMAYSTDGTRLFSCGSNKEGESHIVEWNESEGAVKRTYCGLGKQSVGIVQFDTTRSRFLAAGDEFQVKFWDMDNVNLLTAINADGGLAASPCLRFTKNGNLLAVSTNDNGIKILANSDGIRLLRSIESCALDASRVASAAAAKGPIISTFGTSSSTTGTSIAVADRSAPMTANVGLNVDSRNLPDVRPRVADELEKSKIWKLTEIHEPSQLRSLRLPDSFMPIRLVRMIYTNSGGAILALTDNAVHKLWKWQKNEQNLTGKATSSLQPQLWQPSSGIMMTNDIRETNQEDAVPCFALSKNDSYVLSASGRKVSLFNLMTFKTMTTFMAPPPAATFLAFHPKDNNFIAIGMDDSSIQIYNVRVDQVKSKLRGHQKRVTGLAFSNALNVLVSSGADAQLCAWSMDGWEKLSSKFLQIPSSNVPDPFGQTRVHFHHDQIHVLAVHGSQIAIYEAPKLECLKQWIPQESNRLITDAVYSSDSQSIYASFGDGSVYIFVATTLQVRCRISLGAYLPSNPRVYPVVVAAHPSEPNQFALGLTDGGVHVLEPPEEGWGSLPPPEIGAGPSISATGAGSDQQTRRTKSKQRQSKTRRTEMQQRRDERDATSAKSTLRLLENTVRDILADRRRLVEVPYTATLGDTLNALVANKVGAVPVAAPPGHWIGAGGTMTVESDKLTGAVRKHYIGMVTMLDIVSHIADDRTGGADLDKKMVVPVSSIIGQSLEGLSLWTLNPNTSLLECMELFSKGIHRALVPMDSQMENVQGVELVESASSYRMLTQMDLLKFLKDHASELEDIISSSVKELGTINENVYAINDRTKVIEGIKCLRTALLNAVPIVQSSDDIEEDHRQLINGKGRKLIGTFSGTDLRGCHFSALQTWLPLRAHEFTELVSTSPLFAAREGLSPKQLVTCHPDLPLSEVIDKVVSQHVHRVWVVDQQGLLVGLVSLSDIVRVMRVSMLSKIDVM, from the exons atgCCTTCGTTGAGTAGAGAGCTGGTATTTCTCATTCTTCAGTTTCTTGATGAAGAGAAATATAAAGAAACTGCTTATAA attgGAGGAAGAGACAGGGTTTTTCTTCAATATGAGATATTTTGAGAATTGTATAACCAATGGAGAATGGGAAGAAGTTGAGAAGTACTTGTCTGGATTCACAAAATTTGATGATAATCGATATTCTATGAAGATTTTCTTTGAGATTCAAAAGCAAAAGTACCTCGAAGCACTTGACAA GCGTGAAAAAGGTAGAGCTTTGGAGATTCTTGTGAAAGATTTGAAAGTGTTTTCGACGTTTAATGAAGAGCTTTATAAGGAAATTACGATGCTATTGACTTTGGAAAACTTTAG GGAGAATGAGCAGCTATCCAAGTATGGAAATACCAAGTCGGCTAGGGCTATAATGCTTGTTGAGCTCAAAAAATTGATCGAGGTAAATCCAGTTTTCCGTGATAAGCTTCAATTCCCCACCTTAAAGAATTCTAGGTTGAGGACACTAATCAATCAGAG TTTAAATTGGCAGCACCAACTTTGCAAGAATTCACGGCCTAACCCCGAAATAAAAACCCTTTTTGTAGACCATACTTGTGGTCCACCAAATGGCGCTCGAGCTCCTTCGCCTGTAACCAATCCTTTAATGGGGTCCATTCCTAAAGTTGGCGGTTTTCCTCTAATAGGTGCTTGTGGT CCTTTTCAACCTGCAGCAGCTTCAGCCCCAGCACTACTTACAGCATCTATTGCAGGATGGATGGCTAATCCATCTTCTGTGGCGAATCAAGCAGTTTCAGCTAGCCCTATTGGTCTATCTGCATCTGGTACTGCAG CATCTATGGTAAAGCGCCCTAGGACTCCAACTATTAACCTGGCAATGGACTATCAAACTGCAGATTCTGAGAATGTACTGAAGAGACCAAGACCCTTTGGAATATCTGAAGAG ATGAACAGTCTACCAGTCACATATCCTGGCCAGAGCCATGCCCATACATTGTACTCTTCTGATGATTTGCCTAAGAGTGTCTTCGCAAATATAGATCAGGGTTCAACTGTTAAGAGTATGGATTTCCATCCTGTGCAGCAAACTTTGCTTCTTG TTGGAACAAACATTGGTGATATTTCAATCTGGGAGGTAGGGAGCCGAGAGAGGCTTGTGTCTAGAAACTTCAAAGTTTGGAATCATGGTGCATGTTCAATGACATTGCAG GCAACCTTGGCTAGTGAGTGTACTGCTGCAGTGAATCAGGTTATCTGGAGTTCAGATGGTGACCTTTTGG GTGTTGCTTATTCCAAGCATATCGTGCATGTATATTCGTATCATGGCAGTAATGATTTAAGGAGTCATCTGGAG ATTGAAGCTCACATTGGTAGTGTTAATGATCTTGCTTTCTCTCAACCAAACAAACAGTTATGGGTCGTAACTTGTGGAGATGACAAGACAATTAAG GTGTGGGATGCTGTTACTGGTAATAGGCAGTTCACTTTTGATGGTCATGAAGGCCCTGTTTATTCAGTGTGCCCACATCAGAAGGAAAACATTCCG TTCATCTTTTCCACAGCCATTgatggaaaaataaaagcttggtTGTATGATAACTTGGGCTCAAGAGTTGATTATGATGCACCTGGTCATTCATGCACAACAATGGCTTACAGTACTGATGGGACAAG GTTGTTCTCATGTGGGAGTAATAAAGAGGGGGAGTCACACATTGTTGAATGGAATGAAAGTGAGGGTGCTGTCAAACGAACATATTGTGGTCTTGGAAAGCAGTCCGTGGGGATTGTGCAGTTTGATACAACCAGAAGTCGATTCTTGGCTGCTGGTGATGAGTTCCAAGTCAAATTTTGGGACATGGACAATGTTAACCTCTTAACAGCCATTAATGCTGATGGTGGATTGGCG GCTTCTCCTTGTCTACGCTTTACTAAAAATGGAAATCTGCTTGCTGTCTCAACAAATGACAATGGAATTAAAATACTTGCCAATTCTGATGGGATTCGGCTCTTGCGCTCCATTGAATCTTGTGCTCTTGATGCCTCTAGAGTTGCTTCTGCAGCTGCTGCAAAG GGACCTATAATCAGCACATTTGGTACTTCAAGTTCAACCACTGGAACAAGCATTGCCGTTGCAGATAGAAGTGCTCCAATGACAGCTAATGTTGGATTG AATGTGGACAGCCGCAATTTGCCAGATGTGAGACCAAGAGTTGCTGATGAGTTGGAGAAATCTAAGATCTGGAAGCTGACTGAGATACATGAACCATCTCAACTTCGTTCCTTGCGTCTTCCAGACAGCTTCATGCCAATTAGG CTTGTTAGAATGATATATACAAATTCAGGAGGTGCCATTCTAGCATTGACTGATAATGCTGTACACAAATTGTGGAAATGGCAGAAGAATGAGCAAAACCTTACTGGAAAG GCAACTAGTTCATTACAACCACAGTTATGGCAACCTTCTAGTGGAATAATGATGACCAATGATATACGTGAGACAAATCAAGAAGATGCTGTTCCGTGCTTCGCTCTCTCTAAGAAtgattcttatgttttatCGGCATCAGGGCGGAAAGTTTCcttgtttaatttgatgacATTCAAG ACAATGACAACATTCATGGCTCCACCACCTGCTGCAACTTTTCTTGCCTTCCATCCAAAGGACAACAACTTTATTGCCATTGGCATGGATGACTCTTCAATTCAGATTTACAATGTCCGGGTTGATCAG GTCAAAAGCAAGCTGAGAGGTCATCAGAAGAGAGTTACTGGCCTTGCATTTTCTAATGCTTTAAACGTTTTGGTATCCTCTGGAGCTGATGCGCAG CTCTGTGCGTGGAGCATGGATGGATGGGAAAAGCTTTCCAGCAAATTCTTACAGATTCCTAGTAGTAATGTGCCAGACCCTTTTGGACAGACCCGAGTTCATTTTCACCATGATCAGATACATGTACTTGCTGTGCATGGATCACAGATAGCCATATATGAAGCTCCAAAACTAGAGTGCCTTAAGCAG TGGATTCCCCAAGAGTCTAATAGGTTAATCACAGATGCTGTGTATTCAAGTGATAGCCAGTCAATCTATGCAAGCTTTGGAGATGGAAGTGTGTATATTTTCGTTGCCACAACCCTTCAAGTTCGTTGTCGGATTAGTCTTGGTGCATATCTACCTTCAAATCCTAG GGTATACCCAGTAGTAGTTGCAGCACATCCATCCGAACCCAACCAGTTTGCACTTGGACTGACTGATGGCGGAGTGCATGTTCTGGAGCCACCAGAAGAGGGGTGGGGCTCCTTGCCTCCACCTGAAATTGGTGCTGGACCTAGCATCTCGGCAACAGGCGCCGGATCTGATCAACAGACCAG GAGGACCAAGTCGAAGCAGAGGCAGAGCAAAACCAGAAGAACAGAAATGCAGCAACGAAGGGATGAGCGAGACGCCACCAGCGCCAAAAGCACTCTACGGTTATTAGAGAATACGGTGAGAGATATATTGGCCGACAGGAGGAGGCTGGTGGAGGTACCGTACACGGCGACGCTGGGTGACACCTTGAACGCATTGGTGGCCAACAAGGTGGGGGCGGTGCCGGTGGCTGCACCTCCAGGGCATTGGATTGGGGCTGGTGGCACAATGACCGTGGAGTCGGATAAGCTGACTGGGGCTGTGAGGAAGCACTACATAGGGATGGTTACCATGCTCGATATCGTGTCACACATTGCTGATGATCGGACGGGTGGCGCTGATCTTGATAAGAAGATGGTGGTGCCCGTATCCTCGATTATAGGTCAGTCTCTCGAGGGACTTAGCCTCTGGACTCTCAATCCAAACACAAG CCTTTTAGAGTGTATGGAGCTGTTTAGCAAGGGAATCCACCGTGCGTTGGTTCCCATGGACAGCCAAATGGAGAACGTCCAAGGAGTTGAACTTGTGGAGTCGGCATCTAGCTATAGGATGCTCACACAAATGGACTTACTGAAATTCCTCAAGGACCATGCCTCTGAACTGGAGGATATCATATCAAGCAGTGTAAAGGAATTAGGTACcataaatgagaatgtttATGCCATTAACGATCGTACCAAAGTGATCGAAGGCATCAAATGCTTGAGGACTGCTTTGCTCAATGCTGTTCCTATAGTTCAGTCCTCTGATGACATTGAAGAAGATCACCGACAGCTTATAAAT GGCAAAGGGAGGAAGCTCATAGGTACATTTTCTGGAACAGATTTGAGGGGTTGCCATTTCTCTGCACTGCAGACATGGTTGCCTCTAAGGGCTCATGAGTTCACAGAGCTAGTGTCAACCAGCCCTCTATTTGCAGCTCGGGAGGGCCTCTCACCAAAGCAACTCGTGACTTGCCACCCTGACTTGCCCCTCTCAGAAGTGATCGACAAGGTTGTCTCTCAACATGTCCACCGAGTTTGGGTGGTGGATCAACAAGGTTTACTCGTCGGGCTCGTTTCTCTCAGCGATATAGTCAGAGTTATGAGGGTTTCAATGTTGTCAAAGATCGACGTAATGTAA
- the LOC18595277 gene encoding topless-related protein 4 isoform X2: protein MPSLSRELVFLILQFLDEEKYKETAYKLEEETGFFFNMRYFENCITNGEWEEVEKYLSGFTKFDDNRYSMKIFFEIQKQKYLEALDKREKGRALEILVKDLKVFSTFNEELYKEITMLLTLENFRENEQLSKYGNTKSARAIMLVELKKLIEVNPVFRDKLQFPTLKNSRLRTLINQSLNWQHQLCKNSRPNPEIKTLFVDHTCGPPNGARAPSPVTNPLMGSIPKVGGFPLIGACGPFQPAAASAPALLTASIAGWMANPSSVANQAVSASPIGLSASGTADSENVLKRPRPFGISEEMNSLPVTYPGQSHAHTLYSSDDLPKSVFANIDQGSTVKSMDFHPVQQTLLLVGTNIGDISIWEVGSRERLVSRNFKVWNHGACSMTLQATLASECTAAVNQVIWSSDGDLLGVAYSKHIVHVYSYHGSNDLRSHLEIEAHIGSVNDLAFSQPNKQLWVVTCGDDKTIKVWDAVTGNRQFTFDGHEGPVYSVCPHQKENIPFIFSTAIDGKIKAWLYDNLGSRVDYDAPGHSCTTMAYSTDGTRLFSCGSNKEGESHIVEWNESEGAVKRTYCGLGKQSVGIVQFDTTRSRFLAAGDEFQVKFWDMDNVNLLTAINADGGLAASPCLRFTKNGNLLAVSTNDNGIKILANSDGIRLLRSIESCALDASRVASAAAAKGPIISTFGTSSSTTGTSIAVADRSAPMTANVGLNVDSRNLPDVRPRVADELEKSKIWKLTEIHEPSQLRSLRLPDSFMPIRLVRMIYTNSGGAILALTDNAVHKLWKWQKNEQNLTGKATSSLQPQLWQPSSGIMMTNDIRETNQEDAVPCFALSKNDSYVLSASGRKVSLFNLMTFKTMTTFMAPPPAATFLAFHPKDNNFIAIGMDDSSIQIYNVRVDQVKSKLRGHQKRVTGLAFSNALNVLVSSGADAQLCAWSMDGWEKLSSKFLQIPSSNVPDPFGQTRVHFHHDQIHVLAVHGSQIAIYEAPKLECLKQWIPQESNRLITDAVYSSDSQSIYASFGDGSVYIFVATTLQVRCRISLGAYLPSNPRVYPVVVAAHPSEPNQFALGLTDGGVHVLEPPEEGWGSLPPPEIGAGPSISATGAGSDQQTRRTKSKQRQSKTRRTEMQQRRDERDATSAKSTLRLLENTVRDILADRRRLVEVPYTATLGDTLNALVANKVGAVPVAAPPGHWIGAGGTMTVESDKLTGAVRKHYIGMVTMLDIVSHIADDRTGGADLDKKMVVPVSSIIGQSLEGLSLWTLNPNTSLLECMELFSKGIHRALVPMDSQMENVQGVELVESASSYRMLTQMDLLKFLKDHASELEDIISSSVKELGTINENVYAINDRTKVIEGIKCLRTALLNAVPIVQSSDDIEEDHRQLINGKGRKLIGTFSGTDLRGCHFSALQTWLPLRAHEFTELVSTSPLFAAREGLSPKQLVTCHPDLPLSEVIDKVVSQHVHRVWVVDQQGLLVGLVSLSDIVRVMRVSMLSKIDVM, encoded by the exons atgCCTTCGTTGAGTAGAGAGCTGGTATTTCTCATTCTTCAGTTTCTTGATGAAGAGAAATATAAAGAAACTGCTTATAA attgGAGGAAGAGACAGGGTTTTTCTTCAATATGAGATATTTTGAGAATTGTATAACCAATGGAGAATGGGAAGAAGTTGAGAAGTACTTGTCTGGATTCACAAAATTTGATGATAATCGATATTCTATGAAGATTTTCTTTGAGATTCAAAAGCAAAAGTACCTCGAAGCACTTGACAA GCGTGAAAAAGGTAGAGCTTTGGAGATTCTTGTGAAAGATTTGAAAGTGTTTTCGACGTTTAATGAAGAGCTTTATAAGGAAATTACGATGCTATTGACTTTGGAAAACTTTAG GGAGAATGAGCAGCTATCCAAGTATGGAAATACCAAGTCGGCTAGGGCTATAATGCTTGTTGAGCTCAAAAAATTGATCGAGGTAAATCCAGTTTTCCGTGATAAGCTTCAATTCCCCACCTTAAAGAATTCTAGGTTGAGGACACTAATCAATCAGAG TTTAAATTGGCAGCACCAACTTTGCAAGAATTCACGGCCTAACCCCGAAATAAAAACCCTTTTTGTAGACCATACTTGTGGTCCACCAAATGGCGCTCGAGCTCCTTCGCCTGTAACCAATCCTTTAATGGGGTCCATTCCTAAAGTTGGCGGTTTTCCTCTAATAGGTGCTTGTGGT CCTTTTCAACCTGCAGCAGCTTCAGCCCCAGCACTACTTACAGCATCTATTGCAGGATGGATGGCTAATCCATCTTCTGTGGCGAATCAAGCAGTTTCAGCTAGCCCTATTGGTCTATCTGCATCTGGTACTGCAG ATTCTGAGAATGTACTGAAGAGACCAAGACCCTTTGGAATATCTGAAGAG ATGAACAGTCTACCAGTCACATATCCTGGCCAGAGCCATGCCCATACATTGTACTCTTCTGATGATTTGCCTAAGAGTGTCTTCGCAAATATAGATCAGGGTTCAACTGTTAAGAGTATGGATTTCCATCCTGTGCAGCAAACTTTGCTTCTTG TTGGAACAAACATTGGTGATATTTCAATCTGGGAGGTAGGGAGCCGAGAGAGGCTTGTGTCTAGAAACTTCAAAGTTTGGAATCATGGTGCATGTTCAATGACATTGCAG GCAACCTTGGCTAGTGAGTGTACTGCTGCAGTGAATCAGGTTATCTGGAGTTCAGATGGTGACCTTTTGG GTGTTGCTTATTCCAAGCATATCGTGCATGTATATTCGTATCATGGCAGTAATGATTTAAGGAGTCATCTGGAG ATTGAAGCTCACATTGGTAGTGTTAATGATCTTGCTTTCTCTCAACCAAACAAACAGTTATGGGTCGTAACTTGTGGAGATGACAAGACAATTAAG GTGTGGGATGCTGTTACTGGTAATAGGCAGTTCACTTTTGATGGTCATGAAGGCCCTGTTTATTCAGTGTGCCCACATCAGAAGGAAAACATTCCG TTCATCTTTTCCACAGCCATTgatggaaaaataaaagcttggtTGTATGATAACTTGGGCTCAAGAGTTGATTATGATGCACCTGGTCATTCATGCACAACAATGGCTTACAGTACTGATGGGACAAG GTTGTTCTCATGTGGGAGTAATAAAGAGGGGGAGTCACACATTGTTGAATGGAATGAAAGTGAGGGTGCTGTCAAACGAACATATTGTGGTCTTGGAAAGCAGTCCGTGGGGATTGTGCAGTTTGATACAACCAGAAGTCGATTCTTGGCTGCTGGTGATGAGTTCCAAGTCAAATTTTGGGACATGGACAATGTTAACCTCTTAACAGCCATTAATGCTGATGGTGGATTGGCG GCTTCTCCTTGTCTACGCTTTACTAAAAATGGAAATCTGCTTGCTGTCTCAACAAATGACAATGGAATTAAAATACTTGCCAATTCTGATGGGATTCGGCTCTTGCGCTCCATTGAATCTTGTGCTCTTGATGCCTCTAGAGTTGCTTCTGCAGCTGCTGCAAAG GGACCTATAATCAGCACATTTGGTACTTCAAGTTCAACCACTGGAACAAGCATTGCCGTTGCAGATAGAAGTGCTCCAATGACAGCTAATGTTGGATTG AATGTGGACAGCCGCAATTTGCCAGATGTGAGACCAAGAGTTGCTGATGAGTTGGAGAAATCTAAGATCTGGAAGCTGACTGAGATACATGAACCATCTCAACTTCGTTCCTTGCGTCTTCCAGACAGCTTCATGCCAATTAGG CTTGTTAGAATGATATATACAAATTCAGGAGGTGCCATTCTAGCATTGACTGATAATGCTGTACACAAATTGTGGAAATGGCAGAAGAATGAGCAAAACCTTACTGGAAAG GCAACTAGTTCATTACAACCACAGTTATGGCAACCTTCTAGTGGAATAATGATGACCAATGATATACGTGAGACAAATCAAGAAGATGCTGTTCCGTGCTTCGCTCTCTCTAAGAAtgattcttatgttttatCGGCATCAGGGCGGAAAGTTTCcttgtttaatttgatgacATTCAAG ACAATGACAACATTCATGGCTCCACCACCTGCTGCAACTTTTCTTGCCTTCCATCCAAAGGACAACAACTTTATTGCCATTGGCATGGATGACTCTTCAATTCAGATTTACAATGTCCGGGTTGATCAG GTCAAAAGCAAGCTGAGAGGTCATCAGAAGAGAGTTACTGGCCTTGCATTTTCTAATGCTTTAAACGTTTTGGTATCCTCTGGAGCTGATGCGCAG CTCTGTGCGTGGAGCATGGATGGATGGGAAAAGCTTTCCAGCAAATTCTTACAGATTCCTAGTAGTAATGTGCCAGACCCTTTTGGACAGACCCGAGTTCATTTTCACCATGATCAGATACATGTACTTGCTGTGCATGGATCACAGATAGCCATATATGAAGCTCCAAAACTAGAGTGCCTTAAGCAG TGGATTCCCCAAGAGTCTAATAGGTTAATCACAGATGCTGTGTATTCAAGTGATAGCCAGTCAATCTATGCAAGCTTTGGAGATGGAAGTGTGTATATTTTCGTTGCCACAACCCTTCAAGTTCGTTGTCGGATTAGTCTTGGTGCATATCTACCTTCAAATCCTAG GGTATACCCAGTAGTAGTTGCAGCACATCCATCCGAACCCAACCAGTTTGCACTTGGACTGACTGATGGCGGAGTGCATGTTCTGGAGCCACCAGAAGAGGGGTGGGGCTCCTTGCCTCCACCTGAAATTGGTGCTGGACCTAGCATCTCGGCAACAGGCGCCGGATCTGATCAACAGACCAG GAGGACCAAGTCGAAGCAGAGGCAGAGCAAAACCAGAAGAACAGAAATGCAGCAACGAAGGGATGAGCGAGACGCCACCAGCGCCAAAAGCACTCTACGGTTATTAGAGAATACGGTGAGAGATATATTGGCCGACAGGAGGAGGCTGGTGGAGGTACCGTACACGGCGACGCTGGGTGACACCTTGAACGCATTGGTGGCCAACAAGGTGGGGGCGGTGCCGGTGGCTGCACCTCCAGGGCATTGGATTGGGGCTGGTGGCACAATGACCGTGGAGTCGGATAAGCTGACTGGGGCTGTGAGGAAGCACTACATAGGGATGGTTACCATGCTCGATATCGTGTCACACATTGCTGATGATCGGACGGGTGGCGCTGATCTTGATAAGAAGATGGTGGTGCCCGTATCCTCGATTATAGGTCAGTCTCTCGAGGGACTTAGCCTCTGGACTCTCAATCCAAACACAAG CCTTTTAGAGTGTATGGAGCTGTTTAGCAAGGGAATCCACCGTGCGTTGGTTCCCATGGACAGCCAAATGGAGAACGTCCAAGGAGTTGAACTTGTGGAGTCGGCATCTAGCTATAGGATGCTCACACAAATGGACTTACTGAAATTCCTCAAGGACCATGCCTCTGAACTGGAGGATATCATATCAAGCAGTGTAAAGGAATTAGGTACcataaatgagaatgtttATGCCATTAACGATCGTACCAAAGTGATCGAAGGCATCAAATGCTTGAGGACTGCTTTGCTCAATGCTGTTCCTATAGTTCAGTCCTCTGATGACATTGAAGAAGATCACCGACAGCTTATAAAT GGCAAAGGGAGGAAGCTCATAGGTACATTTTCTGGAACAGATTTGAGGGGTTGCCATTTCTCTGCACTGCAGACATGGTTGCCTCTAAGGGCTCATGAGTTCACAGAGCTAGTGTCAACCAGCCCTCTATTTGCAGCTCGGGAGGGCCTCTCACCAAAGCAACTCGTGACTTGCCACCCTGACTTGCCCCTCTCAGAAGTGATCGACAAGGTTGTCTCTCAACATGTCCACCGAGTTTGGGTGGTGGATCAACAAGGTTTACTCGTCGGGCTCGTTTCTCTCAGCGATATAGTCAGAGTTATGAGGGTTTCAATGTTGTCAAAGATCGACGTAATGTAA